The following proteins are encoded in a genomic region of Dioscorea cayenensis subsp. rotundata cultivar TDr96_F1 chromosome 8, TDr96_F1_v2_PseudoChromosome.rev07_lg8_w22 25.fasta, whole genome shotgun sequence:
- the LOC120267089 gene encoding protein CHLOROPLAST IMPORT APPARATUS 2 isoform X1, whose amino-acid sequence MSSPCLTGAGAGTTSPYSLDLDLLKSPSPSPSPSPLPSPSSTLCDITISTKKPRAPRKRLNQSYSEAAALLSAIHPGIFPSSTLPKLRHSLSFPFSESSNLLLPPPPNPPKLLLQSPKPNPSGTHSPTFSFSTSIHDDDDDFNPTSMLHEQISEGIDTILGNPSSTASIDSQPSCPYTICLNAYIASLIYHARALRRRDADGDWWSSPRVAVQDLIPKPRQSEKNKKKSNSNSSNSSPPSTTTRSATRSTTTTTTTTTKSREESITGGLNLKLNFEGVLKEWSPRGSPFGDSGASPESSGDVLTRLAHIDLFPETENGVRETSLQRYKEKRRNRLFSKKIRYEVRKVNADQRPRMKASGRFVKRPALLCQTIEEESS is encoded by the exons ATGTCTTCTCCTTGTCTCACCGGCGCTGGTGCCGGCACCACCAGCCCCTACTCCCTCGACCTCGACCTCCTCAAATCCCCAtccccatctccatctccatccccATTGCCCTCCCCATCATCCACCCTCTGTGACATCACCATCTCCACCAAGAAACCCCGAGCTCCCCGCAAACGCCTGAACCAATCCTACTCTGAAGCCGCTGCCCTCCTCTCGGCCATCCACCCCGGCATCTTCCCTTCCTCCACCCTCCCCAAGCTCCGCCACTCTCTCTCCTTCCCCTTCTCCGAATCCTCCAACCTCCTCCTACCACCCCCACCGAACCCCCCCAAACTCCTCCTTCAAAGCcccaaaccaaaccctagcGGTACCCACTCCCCGACCTTCAGCTTCTCTACTTCCATCCACGACGATGACGACGATTTCAACCCCACATCCATGCTCCACGAGCAGATCAGCGAAGGGATCGACACCATCCTCGGAAATCCTAGCTCCACCGCCTCCATTGATTCCCAACCATCATGCCCTTATACCATTTGCTTGAATGCCTACATCGCCAGCTTAATCTACCACGCCCGCGCGCTCCGCCGCCGCGACGCCGACGGCGACTGGTGGAGCTCCCCACGCGTCGCCGTGCAAGACCTCATCCCAAAACCCCGTCAATcagagaagaacaagaagaaatcgAACTCCAACTCAAGCAATTCATCACcaccatcaacaacaacaagatcagcaacaagatcaacaacaacaacaacaacaacaacaacaaaatcaagagaagaaagCATCACCGGTGGTTTGAATCTGAAGCTGAACTTTGAAGGAGTTCTCAAGGAATGGTCTCCCCGAGGATCGCCCTTTGGGGATTCCGGTGCCTCCCCGGAGTCCTCCGGCGACGTTCTT ACTAGACTAGCGCATATAGATTTATTTCCAGAAACAGAGAACGGAGTGAGGGAAACAAGTTTGCAGAGGTATAAAGAGAAACGGAGAAATCGATTGTTCTCTAAAAAAATACGGTATGAAGTTCGAAAAGTTAATGCAGACCAGAGACCTCGCATGAAGGCAAGT GGTAGATTTGTGAAGAGGCCTGCTCTTCTCTGCCAAACAATTGAGGAAGAAAGTTCCTAG
- the LOC120267089 gene encoding protein CHLOROPLAST IMPORT APPARATUS 2 isoform X2 — protein MSSPCLTGAGAGTTSPYSLDLDLLKSPSPSPSPSPLPSPSSTLCDITISTKKPRAPRKRLNQSYSEAAALLSAIHPGIFPSSTLPKLRHSLSFPFSESSNLLLPPPPNPPKLLLQSPKPNPSGTHSPTFSFSTSIHDDDDDFNPTSMLHEQISEGIDTILGNPSSTASIDSQPSCPYTICLNAYIASLIYHARALRRRDADGDWWSSPRVAVQDLIPKPRQSEKNKKKSNSNSSNSSPPSTTTRSATRSTTTTTTTTTKSREESITGGLNLKLNFEGVLKEWSPRGSPFGDSGASPESSGDVLTRLAHIDLFPETENGVRETSLQRYKEKRRNRLFSKKIRYEVRKVNADQRPRMKGRFVKRPALLCQTIEEESS, from the exons ATGTCTTCTCCTTGTCTCACCGGCGCTGGTGCCGGCACCACCAGCCCCTACTCCCTCGACCTCGACCTCCTCAAATCCCCAtccccatctccatctccatccccATTGCCCTCCCCATCATCCACCCTCTGTGACATCACCATCTCCACCAAGAAACCCCGAGCTCCCCGCAAACGCCTGAACCAATCCTACTCTGAAGCCGCTGCCCTCCTCTCGGCCATCCACCCCGGCATCTTCCCTTCCTCCACCCTCCCCAAGCTCCGCCACTCTCTCTCCTTCCCCTTCTCCGAATCCTCCAACCTCCTCCTACCACCCCCACCGAACCCCCCCAAACTCCTCCTTCAAAGCcccaaaccaaaccctagcGGTACCCACTCCCCGACCTTCAGCTTCTCTACTTCCATCCACGACGATGACGACGATTTCAACCCCACATCCATGCTCCACGAGCAGATCAGCGAAGGGATCGACACCATCCTCGGAAATCCTAGCTCCACCGCCTCCATTGATTCCCAACCATCATGCCCTTATACCATTTGCTTGAATGCCTACATCGCCAGCTTAATCTACCACGCCCGCGCGCTCCGCCGCCGCGACGCCGACGGCGACTGGTGGAGCTCCCCACGCGTCGCCGTGCAAGACCTCATCCCAAAACCCCGTCAATcagagaagaacaagaagaaatcgAACTCCAACTCAAGCAATTCATCACcaccatcaacaacaacaagatcagcaacaagatcaacaacaacaacaacaacaacaacaacaaaatcaagagaagaaagCATCACCGGTGGTTTGAATCTGAAGCTGAACTTTGAAGGAGTTCTCAAGGAATGGTCTCCCCGAGGATCGCCCTTTGGGGATTCCGGTGCCTCCCCGGAGTCCTCCGGCGACGTTCTT ACTAGACTAGCGCATATAGATTTATTTCCAGAAACAGAGAACGGAGTGAGGGAAACAAGTTTGCAGAGGTATAAAGAGAAACGGAGAAATCGATTGTTCTCTAAAAAAATACGGTATGAAGTTCGAAAAGTTAATGCAGACCAGAGACCTCGCATGAAG GGTAGATTTGTGAAGAGGCCTGCTCTTCTCTGCCAAACAATTGAGGAAGAAAGTTCCTAG